A portion of the Halobacillus ihumii genome contains these proteins:
- a CDS encoding NB-ARC domain-containing protein, which translates to MEGNKMKRVAIIGSAGSGKSTLAKQIGQAFQYSVVHMDRLFWKPGWKESTLEELAEKQDMYLQKKEWVIEGNYSGVWEPRLQLADIIIFLNINRYVCLRSVLTRWLRHIGRTRVDLAPGCPERMELSFLKYVWDYPNTKKVKAITAIEQHCHHAQIIILQNRKNVNTFMNILTTLD; encoded by the coding sequence ATGGAGGGGAACAAGATGAAGCGAGTTGCTATCATTGGTTCAGCTGGATCAGGAAAATCTACCTTAGCAAAGCAAATCGGTCAGGCTTTTCAATACAGTGTTGTACATATGGATCGGCTATTTTGGAAACCAGGATGGAAAGAATCTACCCTGGAGGAATTAGCTGAGAAACAAGATATGTACCTGCAAAAGAAAGAATGGGTGATTGAAGGGAACTATAGTGGTGTATGGGAGCCAAGATTACAGCTGGCTGATATCATTATTTTTCTAAATATTAATCGATATGTTTGTTTACGCAGTGTCCTTACACGCTGGTTGAGACATATAGGGAGAACGCGAGTAGATCTCGCACCAGGCTGCCCTGAACGGATGGAGCTGTCATTTCTTAAATATGTATGGGACTATCCAAATACAAAAAAGGTCAAAGCTATAACGGCAATAGAACAACATTGTCATCACGCACAAATAATTATTCTTCAAAATCGAAAAAACGTGAACACTTTTATGAACATTTTAACGACTCTTGATTGA
- a CDS encoding 3D domain-containing protein, with product MKKSVFSLAATAALTGAFATSVSAEEYTVDKGDTLWGISNDKNVTVDQLKKWNNLNSNLIVPNQKLTVSGNSEATVETSKTYTVKSGDTLYGISEKYSITVDQLMAWNNLSSTLIHPGDQFAVKAQAASAPAPEKAEAPAPAPEPEQKEAPAPEQEEAPEAEPVNTTAEAEQSSEQSSSNDVVKEFTAEATAYTANCTGCSGVTATGIDLNANPNQKVIAVDPDVIPLGSKVYVEGYGVAIAGDTGGAIDGNRIDVYMPNRQDALNFGRQSVTVKVLSE from the coding sequence ATGAAAAAATCAGTTTTCTCTCTAGCTGCTACTGCTGCATTAACAGGAGCATTTGCAACTTCCGTTAGTGCTGAAGAATATACAGTCGATAAAGGTGATACTCTTTGGGGTATATCTAATGATAAAAATGTAACAGTTGATCAACTTAAGAAATGGAATAATTTAAATTCAAATTTAATTGTTCCGAACCAAAAACTAACCGTATCAGGTAATAGTGAGGCTACAGTAGAAACATCCAAGACGTACACAGTTAAATCAGGAGATACCCTTTACGGTATTTCTGAAAAATATAGCATAACTGTAGACCAATTAATGGCTTGGAACAACCTTTCAAGCACACTCATTCATCCTGGTGATCAATTTGCAGTGAAAGCTCAGGCAGCTTCAGCGCCAGCTCCTGAAAAAGCAGAAGCACCGGCTCCAGCACCAGAACCAGAACAGAAAGAAGCTCCGGCACCTGAACAGGAAGAAGCACCAGAGGCTGAGCCAGTAAACACTACAGCTGAAGCAGAACAGTCCAGTGAACAATCTTCCAGTAATGACGTAGTTAAGGAATTCACGGCAGAAGCAACAGCTTATACGGCTAATTGCACAGGCTGCAGTGGTGTAACGGCAACAGGTATCGATCTTAATGCAAATCCTAACCAGAAAGTAATCGCTGTAGATCCGGATGTTATACCATTAGGTTCTAAAGTGTATGTTGAAGGTTATGGAGTGGCTATTGCCGGTGATACTGGTGGAGCAATTGACGGAAATCGCATTGATGTATATATGCCAAACCGTCAAGATGCATTAAACTTTGGAAGACAAAGTGTAACTGTAAAGGTTCTAAGTGAATAA
- a CDS encoding DUF2252 family protein, translated as MSIGIRNEITETKRYLRKQLLATIFNQFDGKLMGLSHEDRRHKYRKMSKDPYSFFRGSAYLFYYDVTGLPFTFHTPENKPTWLLGDLHFDNISAFQNEKQEVVFDVDDFDEGYFGSYLYDVLRMVVSIRLMSNQHGYTEDDTEEFVESFLNDYIGQLQRFHSGEEDPVHLQFTKANTTGPIQSVLHNLEEEWTSTEEESSASQFDSIQTAINDDNLVDLSHQEKEEFLRIWEDYIESIPSNIKRQPQFYAVKDVKKKAGDGIGSTGLERYYIMIAGEGNSNIILEAKEARTPIPAYFFPYDETFWKDNQHQGRRVVHTQQAMHHKADPYLGYLTFNGHDFYVRERSLFTNELRDDDLQEFDSMVDTVKTMAKITAKIHARADVDIEDGLMDHHSEEAILHEIESNRTQFIQQLMVWSAYYQSVVEADFHLFNEWISENTEIAIQN; from the coding sequence ATGAGTATAGGCATTCGAAACGAAATAACAGAAACAAAAAGGTATTTGAGAAAGCAACTCTTAGCTACTATTTTTAATCAGTTTGACGGCAAGCTAATGGGATTGTCGCATGAAGATAGAAGGCACAAGTATAGGAAAATGAGCAAGGATCCTTACAGCTTTTTTAGAGGAAGTGCTTACTTATTCTACTATGACGTTACAGGTCTTCCTTTTACGTTTCATACACCTGAGAACAAACCTACCTGGTTATTAGGAGATCTTCATTTCGATAATATCAGTGCTTTTCAAAATGAGAAGCAAGAAGTTGTGTTTGACGTAGATGATTTTGATGAGGGATATTTTGGATCTTATTTATATGATGTGCTGCGTATGGTCGTCAGCATTCGTTTAATGAGCAATCAACACGGCTATACTGAGGATGATACGGAAGAGTTTGTGGAGTCATTTTTAAACGACTATATCGGTCAGTTGCAAAGGTTCCATTCTGGAGAAGAGGATCCCGTTCACTTACAGTTTACGAAAGCTAACACGACTGGCCCGATCCAGAGCGTCCTTCATAACCTTGAAGAGGAGTGGACCTCAACTGAAGAAGAATCCTCAGCATCTCAATTTGATTCCATCCAGACTGCGATCAATGATGATAACTTAGTTGACTTATCACATCAGGAAAAAGAGGAGTTTCTCCGTATATGGGAAGATTATATCGAATCCATTCCATCTAACATCAAAAGACAGCCGCAATTCTATGCTGTTAAGGATGTCAAGAAAAAGGCAGGAGACGGGATTGGATCGACAGGACTTGAAAGATATTATATTATGATTGCAGGCGAGGGTAATAGTAATATTATTCTGGAAGCTAAAGAAGCAAGAACACCTATTCCTGCTTACTTTTTTCCTTATGATGAGACGTTTTGGAAAGACAATCAACATCAAGGTCGAAGAGTTGTTCATACCCAGCAGGCGATGCATCACAAAGCCGATCCTTATTTAGGATATCTGACATTTAACGGACATGATTTTTATGTCCGGGAGCGGTCACTTTTCACCAACGAGTTAAGGGATGATGATTTACAGGAATTTGATTCCATGGTGGACACGGTTAAGACAATGGCGAAAATCACAGCGAAAATTCATGCTCGTGCTGATGTAGATATCGAAGACGGCTTGATGGATCATCACAGTGAAGAAGCGATTCTTCATGAGATTGAGTCGAATAGGACTCAATTTATTCAGCAGCTCATGGTGTGGTCCGCTTATTACCAAAGTGTAGTTGAAGCAGATTTCCATCTATTTAATGAATGGATAAGTGAAAACACCGAAATTGCAATACAAAACTAA
- a CDS encoding cold-shock protein gives MAFGKKNQAEIVEEETKIWVCKSDDCNCWMRDNFRTNEEAICPICGNEMEASSKVLQVVENNSLYYKS, from the coding sequence ATGGCATTCGGTAAAAAGAACCAGGCTGAAATAGTTGAAGAAGAAACAAAAATTTGGGTATGTAAATCAGACGATTGCAACTGCTGGATGAGAGATAACTTCAGAACAAATGAAGAAGCAATTTGCCCGATTTGCGGAAATGAAATGGAAGCAAGCAGCAAAGTGCTTCAAGTAGTAGAGAATAACAGCTTATATTACAAGTCATAG
- a CDS encoding SurA N-terminal domain-containing protein, with protein MKKIWITSLIAVLALFSLAACSGGDNSESSKKDESAKSEKSEGESKTGPVATVNGQEIPRKEFNQQLEGTKQRYKQMGMKIEGKEKQMEQGVVNQLIGIELLSQKATEANIKVSKEEVEKGYEQFASKFPSEEERKKALEESGMTEDKVKKQLEENIKIQKYVAENTKEVTVSDEEAKKQYESMMKGQENAPKFEEAKKQIKQQIKSQKQGQQVTKLVEKLRKEADVKVTL; from the coding sequence ATGAAAAAAATATGGATCACATCATTAATCGCTGTACTTGCTTTATTTAGTTTGGCTGCCTGCTCAGGAGGAGATAATTCTGAAAGTAGTAAAAAAGATGAAAGCGCTAAGAGTGAGAAGAGTGAAGGTGAGAGCAAGACAGGTCCTGTTGCAACCGTAAACGGCCAAGAAATTCCGCGTAAGGAGTTTAATCAACAGCTGGAAGGTACTAAACAACGATATAAACAAATGGGTATGAAGATCGAAGGTAAAGAGAAACAAATGGAACAAGGTGTTGTTAACCAACTAATCGGCATTGAGCTATTAAGTCAAAAAGCGACGGAAGCAAATATTAAAGTATCAAAGGAAGAAGTAGAAAAAGGATATGAACAATTTGCCTCCAAATTTCCCTCTGAGGAAGAGCGAAAGAAAGCCCTTGAAGAAAGCGGCATGACCGAAGATAAGGTGAAAAAGCAATTAGAGGAAAATATCAAAATTCAAAAATATGTAGCAGAAAATACGAAAGAAGTTACAGTAAGTGACGAAGAAGCCAAGAAACAGTATGAGTCTATGATGAAAGGTCAAGAAAATGCTCCTAAATTCGAGGAAGCCAAAAAGCAAATTAAACAGCAAATCAAGAGTCAAAAGCAAGGTCAGCAAGTTACAAAGCTTGTCGAAAAACTTCGTAAAGAAGCAGATGTGAAAGTGACCCTATAA
- a CDS encoding dynamin family protein → MSVSTVDAHTNTITKLESLYSELEKYNQIQANKVLELIEKVTKQEIMIGFAGHFSAGKSTMINHLVDHSILPSSPIPTSANIVKLSNGPEATVAYFSEHDPVKYEGSIDIQTIQAMCREGEKITGLDIRRPLAEIPSHVKILDTPGVDSTRDADRLITESSLHLMDYMFYVMDYNHVQSEVNLSFLLEMQQRQIPFAIIINQVDKHNEAELTFNQFQQSVENSLHMWGIEPEHIFYTSLKERTHSANQIEQVSATFRAMFKNISPSQTALHHASAIIHESISNYRSVYEEQMDTLYNQIRHDDQIIAEQEAGEAESLLDVQKERIPKTREQFENRVLAFLSNAYLMPSELREYARLYLESMQPGFRIGFILTKKKTEEERDFRFENFHEQLKQTIEKSVTWPLRERMMQLLEGNAMADSTVIHETQSFSIEYPPSRIQQLIETGASVTGEYVLRYTDQLAKDIQRYGRSQLNQWWEQVERLLQQRNEAETKAHQQLFKAYEHKSQAEKELSEMESAIKEVEQRLRHAFTEQAPSKENENQVDRALRNRHSRIRVQSSHELEYQEAKPSEVKQDKDQEPRETAVTKKTHIHNKLVEAQNILSNIDGFEDLLTQLRGKQQRLDHQQYTIALFGAFSAGKSSFANALLGEQVLPVSPNPTTATINKITASSKQHPHGKVTVRVKGEEQLLEDLAFAGKKVLKSYRGIEEAYQDIVSLEENKLQKLDHKKRSFLQAFLAGYEEMAPKINEEMTITLDRFAAFVSEEKKSCFIEWMELHYDCEWTRAGITLVDTPGADSVNARHTNVSFEYIKNADAILFVTYYNHPFSKADQSFLTQLGRVKDAFSMDKMFFIINAADLAENEKEKQQVERYLQEQLLQFQIRKPRIYSLSSLQGLKEKQTHEKIDSGLLPFEERFERFLQEELTEVLHHSIEHDLNEAVSSLQTIIEHARLSEQDREEKLAMLEDEQSRAQQVLQQKSEARGEKAVIQKVDKQLHFVHQRMMLNFNDYFKNHFNPAVIKGDRSEAKEQIEESAGELLNEVEFEMNQEIKAVTLRIEVFIKELVDQYKKDYETEIRGINRSLTLSNIEWHTIAPPSIDQKLSLHEKELSDVLQLFKGTKSFFEHNEKERMKEKFSERVSTPLHDAIYKVKYTIEKYYIEQCHLSLQAARDTWRKELDHSFNRLTYSLKHPVNVTYLQEQHDKLKKIV, encoded by the coding sequence ATGTCTGTATCCACCGTAGATGCCCATACTAATACGATTACCAAGTTAGAATCGTTATACAGTGAACTTGAAAAATATAACCAGATCCAAGCTAATAAAGTATTGGAACTAATTGAAAAGGTTACCAAGCAAGAAATCATGATCGGCTTTGCCGGACATTTTTCAGCAGGGAAGTCAACGATGATCAACCATCTTGTTGACCATTCCATATTGCCTTCTAGTCCAATTCCAACGAGTGCAAACATCGTTAAATTATCGAATGGACCTGAAGCGACGGTTGCCTATTTCAGTGAGCATGATCCGGTCAAATATGAGGGATCGATTGATATTCAAACCATCCAAGCAATGTGCCGAGAAGGAGAAAAAATAACCGGGCTTGATATTCGACGGCCATTAGCGGAGATTCCTTCCCATGTGAAAATATTAGACACTCCAGGTGTTGATTCAACGCGGGATGCAGATCGGTTAATTACCGAATCTTCCCTGCACTTGATGGACTACATGTTTTACGTGATGGATTATAATCATGTTCAATCTGAAGTCAATCTAAGCTTTTTACTGGAAATGCAGCAACGTCAGATTCCGTTTGCCATCATTATTAATCAAGTGGATAAACATAATGAAGCGGAGTTAACTTTTAACCAATTTCAGCAAAGTGTTGAGAATTCCCTGCATATGTGGGGAATTGAGCCTGAGCACATTTTTTATACATCATTAAAAGAACGAACGCATTCCGCTAATCAAATTGAACAAGTCAGCGCAACTTTCCGAGCGATGTTTAAGAACATTTCACCAAGTCAAACGGCCTTACATCACGCTTCTGCCATTATTCATGAAAGCATTAGTAATTACAGATCAGTTTATGAAGAACAAATGGATACCCTTTATAACCAGATCAGACATGATGATCAAATCATTGCGGAACAAGAAGCCGGTGAGGCAGAATCTTTATTAGATGTTCAGAAGGAGAGAATACCCAAAACTCGAGAACAATTCGAAAATAGAGTGCTTGCATTTTTATCTAATGCTTATTTAATGCCAAGTGAATTACGGGAGTATGCTCGTTTATATTTGGAATCGATGCAGCCTGGTTTTAGGATAGGTTTTATTCTTACGAAGAAGAAAACGGAAGAAGAGCGAGATTTTCGATTTGAAAATTTCCATGAGCAATTAAAACAGACGATAGAAAAGAGTGTAACCTGGCCGTTACGTGAACGGATGATGCAGTTGCTCGAGGGAAATGCGATGGCCGACAGTACGGTCATTCATGAGACACAATCCTTCAGTATTGAGTATCCGCCATCCAGAATACAACAATTAATTGAAACAGGTGCTTCTGTTACGGGGGAGTATGTACTTCGATACACCGATCAATTGGCTAAAGATATTCAACGCTATGGCCGCAGCCAGTTGAATCAATGGTGGGAACAGGTAGAGAGACTGCTACAGCAGAGAAATGAAGCTGAAACGAAAGCTCATCAGCAGTTATTTAAGGCATATGAACATAAATCACAAGCAGAAAAAGAACTTTCTGAAATGGAATCTGCTATTAAGGAAGTCGAGCAGCGGTTACGGCATGCATTTACCGAACAAGCTCCTAGCAAAGAGAACGAAAATCAAGTTGACCGCGCACTGCGGAATCGGCACTCACGTATACGGGTTCAGTCCAGTCATGAGTTGGAATACCAGGAAGCGAAGCCAAGTGAAGTAAAGCAAGACAAAGATCAGGAACCTCGAGAAACAGCTGTAACGAAAAAGACACATATTCACAATAAACTTGTCGAGGCACAGAATATATTAAGTAATATCGATGGCTTTGAGGATCTACTCACTCAGCTTCGCGGGAAACAGCAGAGACTTGACCACCAGCAATATACGATAGCTTTATTCGGAGCCTTTAGTGCAGGGAAATCATCATTTGCCAATGCGTTATTAGGAGAGCAAGTATTACCGGTATCTCCTAATCCAACCACAGCAACGATCAATAAAATCACAGCCTCATCAAAGCAGCATCCTCATGGGAAAGTGACTGTCAGAGTTAAAGGCGAAGAACAGTTATTGGAAGACCTCGCCTTTGCTGGTAAGAAAGTTCTTAAAAGCTACAGAGGTATAGAAGAAGCCTATCAAGACATTGTTTCTTTAGAAGAAAATAAACTGCAGAAGCTGGACCATAAAAAACGATCATTTCTTCAAGCTTTTCTGGCTGGTTATGAAGAAATGGCTCCTAAAATTAATGAGGAAATGACCATAACGTTGGATCGTTTTGCGGCATTCGTTTCAGAAGAGAAGAAATCATGCTTTATTGAGTGGATGGAGCTTCATTATGATTGTGAATGGACACGCGCAGGTATAACACTTGTGGATACCCCGGGGGCAGATTCTGTAAATGCCCGCCATACCAATGTATCATTTGAATATATTAAAAATGCTGATGCTATTCTTTTCGTAACTTATTATAACCATCCGTTTTCTAAAGCGGATCAATCCTTTTTAACTCAGCTTGGACGAGTGAAGGATGCATTCTCTATGGATAAAATGTTTTTCATTATCAATGCGGCAGATTTAGCTGAAAATGAGAAGGAAAAACAACAAGTTGAACGTTATTTACAGGAACAGCTTCTTCAGTTTCAAATTCGCAAACCGCGTATCTATTCGTTATCAAGTTTGCAAGGATTAAAGGAAAAGCAAACCCATGAAAAAATCGACAGCGGCTTACTTCCTTTTGAAGAGCGATTTGAACGATTTTTGCAAGAGGAACTAACAGAAGTACTCCATCATTCGATTGAACATGATCTTAACGAAGCGGTATCTTCCTTACAAACCATTATCGAGCATGCCAGGCTTAGCGAGCAGGATAGGGAAGAGAAGCTTGCCATGTTAGAGGATGAACAAAGCCGAGCTCAGCAAGTGCTTCAGCAAAAATCAGAAGCAAGAGGAGAAAAAGCAGTCATACAAAAAGTGGATAAACAACTGCACTTTGTTCACCAGCGAATGATGTTAAACTTCAATGATTATTTTAAAAACCATTTTAACCCCGCAGTCATTAAGGGGGATCGTTCAGAAGCTAAAGAACAAATTGAGGAGTCGGCAGGCGAACTATTGAACGAAGTGGAATTTGAAATGAACCAGGAAATAAAAGCTGTAACTCTTAGAATCGAAGTATTTATTAAGGAGTTAGTAGATCAGTATAAGAAGGATTATGAAACAGAGATACGAGGGATTAATCGTTCGCTTACACTAAGCAACATTGAATGGCACACGATTGCTCCACCTTCTATAGATCAAAAACTGTCTCTTCATGAAAAAGAGCTTTCAGATGTATTACAACTATTTAAAGGAACAAAATCATTTTTTGAGCATAATGAGAAGGAGCGGATGAAGGAGAAGTTCAGTGAGCGGGTAAGCACGCCGCTTCATGATGCGATTTACAAGGTAAAATATACTATAGAAAAGTATTATATAGAGCAATGTCACCTTTCTTTACAAGCGGCCAGAGACACTTGGCGTAAGGAATTAGATCACAGTTTCAACAGGCTCACGTATAGCCTGAAGCACCCTGTTAACGTGACTTATTTGCAAGAGCAGCATGATAAATTAAAGAAAATCGTATGA
- a CDS encoding ABC-F family ATP-binding cassette domain-containing protein, which translates to MLNVTNVSLRFGDQKLFEDVNIKFTPGNCYGLIGANGAGKSTFLKILSGELEPQTGDVSLKNDQRLAVLKQNHFEYDEYKVLETVIMGHTRLYDVMQEKDAIYMKGEFTEEDGMKAAELEGEFAEMNGWEAESEAARLLTGLGITENLHDKEMKDLAGSEKVKVLLAQALFGNPDVLLLDEPTNHLDIKAIQWLEDFLIDFENTVIVVSHDRHFLNNVCTHIADLDFGKIQIYVGNYDFWYESSQLAQKMAEEQNKKKEEKIKDLKEFVARFSANASKSKQATSRKKLLEKISLDDIQPSSRKYPYIAFKADREIGNDLLTVENLSKTVDGVKVLNNVNFTMNKDDKIAFVGSNEVAKTTLFQILMGEVEPDEGTFKWGITTSQSYFPKDNSKFFERSDMNLVEWLRQYSPEDETETFLRGFLGRMLFSGEEALKQPDVLSGGEKVRCMLSKMMLSGANVLLLDEPTNHLDLESITSLNKGLINFKGSILFASHDHEFIQTIANRIIEVTPQGIVDKEMSYDEYLQDPAVQKQVAALSE; encoded by the coding sequence ATGTTAAATGTAACTAATGTTAGTCTTCGTTTTGGCGATCAGAAGCTTTTCGAGGATGTTAATATAAAATTTACGCCTGGAAATTGTTATGGATTAATTGGAGCCAATGGCGCTGGTAAATCTACATTTTTAAAAATATTAAGTGGGGAACTAGAACCGCAAACAGGAGATGTTTCTTTAAAGAACGACCAGCGGCTTGCTGTCCTTAAGCAGAACCACTTTGAGTACGACGAGTATAAGGTTCTGGAAACTGTTATTATGGGTCATACAAGACTTTATGATGTCATGCAGGAAAAAGACGCTATTTATATGAAAGGCGAATTCACAGAAGAGGACGGAATGAAAGCAGCTGAACTCGAAGGTGAATTTGCTGAAATGAACGGATGGGAAGCAGAGTCTGAAGCTGCCCGTTTATTAACCGGACTTGGAATTACTGAGAACCTGCATGATAAGGAAATGAAAGACTTAGCCGGTTCTGAAAAGGTCAAGGTTCTTCTTGCACAGGCTCTGTTTGGCAACCCTGATGTCCTTTTGCTGGATGAGCCGACAAACCACTTAGATATTAAAGCCATTCAGTGGCTCGAAGATTTCCTAATTGATTTTGAGAATACCGTTATTGTAGTTTCCCATGACCGACACTTTTTAAATAATGTGTGTACACATATTGCCGATTTAGATTTTGGTAAAATTCAAATATATGTCGGGAACTATGATTTCTGGTATGAATCAAGCCAGCTGGCCCAGAAAATGGCTGAGGAACAAAATAAGAAAAAAGAAGAAAAAATTAAAGATCTTAAGGAATTTGTTGCTCGATTTAGTGCAAATGCATCGAAATCTAAGCAAGCCACTTCAAGAAAAAAATTGCTTGAAAAGATAAGTCTAGATGATATTCAGCCTTCATCAAGAAAATACCCTTATATTGCTTTTAAAGCAGATCGAGAAATTGGAAATGATTTATTGACGGTAGAAAATCTATCCAAAACGGTTGATGGAGTAAAGGTTTTAAATAATGTAAATTTTACGATGAATAAAGACGATAAAATAGCTTTCGTAGGGAGCAATGAAGTAGCAAAAACAACACTCTTTCAAATCCTTATGGGGGAAGTTGAACCTGATGAAGGAACGTTTAAGTGGGGAATAACCACTTCCCAGAGCTACTTTCCTAAAGATAACTCCAAGTTTTTTGAACGATCTGATATGAACTTAGTAGAATGGCTGCGACAATATTCACCGGAGGATGAAACCGAAACATTCCTTAGAGGGTTTTTAGGCCGCATGCTATTCTCTGGTGAAGAAGCCTTGAAACAACCAGATGTTCTTTCAGGAGGAGAGAAAGTTCGCTGCATGCTGTCTAAAATGATGCTGTCAGGAGCAAACGTTCTTCTGTTAGATGAGCCGACAAACCATTTGGATCTTGAGTCAATTACTTCCTTAAACAAAGGATTAATAAATTTTAAAGGATCGATCCTATTTGCTTCTCATGACCATGAATTCATCCAGACTATAGCTAACCGTATTATCGAGGTCACACCTCAAGGTATAGTTGATAAAGAAATGTCTTATGATGAGTATTTACAAGATCCAGCTGTTCAGAAACAGGTAGCTGCTTTATCAGAATAG
- a CDS encoding PadR family transcriptional regulator, translating into MSHKNNPKKFALNMSAAQFTKFYIMHLLQVRQPMISEHFKEEFHKLTNNWIPAPSTLLDTLHDMTEEGLLHRKDGYKSYEKKRQKVYWYSLTDEGKEEFDVLKKRYKILFEEQLAILHQIMNEVYQ; encoded by the coding sequence TTGTCGCATAAAAATAACCCGAAAAAATTCGCTTTAAATATGAGTGCAGCTCAATTCACTAAGTTTTATATTATGCATTTGCTGCAAGTTCGTCAACCAATGATTAGCGAACATTTTAAAGAAGAATTTCATAAGTTAACAAACAATTGGATTCCGGCCCCGTCAACTTTACTTGATACGTTGCATGATATGACGGAAGAAGGTCTCCTTCATAGGAAAGACGGTTATAAATCATATGAAAAAAAACGCCAGAAAGTCTATTGGTATTCCTTAACAGATGAAGGGAAAGAAGAATTTGATGTACTAAAGAAACGATACAAAATTTTATTCGAAGAACAATTGGCTATTTTACATCAGATAATGAACGAAGTTTATCAGTAG
- a CDS encoding cold-shock protein — translation MKTGTVKWFNAEKGFGFIEVEGEDDVFVHFSAIQEEGFKSLEEGQAVEFEITEGNRGPQAANVTKL, via the coding sequence ATGAAAACTGGTACAGTAAAATGGTTTAACGCTGAAAAAGGCTTTGGATTTATCGAAGTTGAAGGAGAAGACGATGTATTCGTTCACTTCAGCGCGATTCAAGAAGAGGGATTTAAATCCCTAGAAGAAGGCCAAGCTGTTGAATTTGAGATTACTGAAGGCAACCGTGGACCACAGGCTGCTAATGTAACTAAATTATAA
- a CDS encoding superoxide dismutase family protein: protein MYYQHPYPPTRPTYQAEQARVSFKSSPLAPELRGVVQFYQRPYGVEVFVQVEGLPDFQVKNGVQIGPHGFHIHENGACEIGDGENPFQSAGGHWNPDDQPHGNHAGDFPVLFSNQGRSRMIFFTDRFHVEDIIGKAVIIHQGPDDYQSQPSGDAGKRIACGVIEKV, encoded by the coding sequence ATGTATTATCAACATCCATATCCACCCACAAGACCTACTTATCAGGCTGAGCAGGCACGAGTAAGTTTTAAAAGCAGTCCGCTTGCTCCTGAACTAAGAGGGGTTGTGCAATTTTATCAACGACCATACGGAGTGGAGGTATTTGTTCAGGTAGAGGGCCTTCCTGATTTTCAAGTAAAAAATGGAGTTCAGATTGGACCACATGGTTTTCATATTCATGAAAATGGAGCATGTGAAATTGGTGATGGTGAAAATCCCTTCCAATCTGCTGGCGGACACTGGAATCCTGATGATCAGCCTCATGGCAATCATGCTGGAGACTTTCCTGTATTATTTTCTAATCAAGGACGTTCAAGAATGATATTCTTCACGGATCGATTTCATGTTGAAGATATTATAGGGAAAGCTGTTATTATTCATCAGGGTCCTGATGACTATCAGTCTCAACCTAGCGGGGATGCTGGCAAGAGAATTGCCTGTGGTGTGATTGAAAAAGTTTAA